A window of Vigna unguiculata cultivar IT97K-499-35 chromosome 4, ASM411807v1, whole genome shotgun sequence contains these coding sequences:
- the LOC114181236 gene encoding protein WVD2-like 4 isoform X1: MGDSTCLMQQPFCYASGISNEANENNPIHALGQSISFGRFMSESLAWEKWSTFSHNRYVEEAERYSRPGSVAQKKAFFEAHYKKLAAQKAAALLEQANNGAQNNATVTHQKDNDTVTHQNDSVTVNHNSQTSPNSEMVVEVEQDANVLTVTPESVKVEGTEAEMEEVAVVGNSMEVELQNQVEDLDDAQREQNEKLSVNVTPVLTPLAKQVSISDQEVLADVGNKKPPVSSFKLSSKANNGTSKFTSTPVKSTAAISYKKENIASPISIKPANGTSKFTTTPVKPTAATSFKRDNIASPMSNRPSKFTATPIKSAAAISFRRDNIVTPVNNMPVGLNTADKKRSTPRSVNFTPIRELNRLTASVMRKFESTRVGAGPSKASKDNLTPMRTPTMASKEIQKHTLTPLTEKKGNKTPLDLSSAPRSHTGGPKWNFLSGENRMKSPLISSPFSLRTEERAARRKKKLEEKFNANEAQKVQLQTKHKEKTETEIIRKLRQSFCFKARPLPDFYKERKTSKGETKKDLLTHSETPKDGRKSTPTMAENKTYFPPNRPVLKTSGTKHFQGKSGRTLTHPLTSTSHVIPTHENASPNIQHGYLHSRDYKY, translated from the exons ATGGGTGACTCAACTTGTCTCATGCAGCAACCATTCTGTTATGCTTCAGGCATTTCCAATGAAGCCAACGAG AACAACCCAATTCATGCACTGGGGCAGTCAATTTCGTTTGGGAGGTTCATGTCAGAGTCACTGGCATGGGAGAAGTGGTCTACTTTCTCCCACAACCGGTATGTGGAGGAAGCAGAGAGGTACTCAAGACCTGGTTCTGTTGCACAGAAGAAGGCTTTCTTTGAAGCTCACTACAAGAAACTTGCTGCTCAGAAGGCTGCTGCATTGCTTGAACAAGCAAACAATGGAGCACAAAACAATGCCACTGTTACTCATCAAAAGGACAATGACACTGTCACTCATCAAAATGACAGTGTCACTGTCAATCATAATTCACAAACAAGTCCAAATTCTGAAATGGTTGTTGAGGTAGAGCAAGATGCAAATGTTTTGACTGTTACACCTGAAAGTGTCAAGGTAGAGGGAACTGAGGCAGAGATGGAAGAAGTTGCTGTTGTAGGAAATTCAATGGAGGTTGAATTGCAAAACCAGGTTGAAGATCTTGATGATGCACAAAGGGAGCAAAATGAAAAGCTTAGTGTAAATGTAACACCAGTTTTGACACCACTAGCAAAG CAGGTATCTATATCTGATCAGGAAGTTCTGGCTGATGTGGGAAACAAGAAACCTCCAGTTTCTTCCTTCAAGTTGTCATCAAAGGCTAATAATGGAACCTCCAAGTTCACCTCTACACCTGTCAAGTCCACAGCTGCtatttcttacaaaaaagaaaacattgcTTCACCAATTAGCATAAAACCTGCAAATGGAACCTCCAAGTTCACCACTACACCTGTTAAACCCACAGCAGCTACTTCTTTCAAAAGAGACAACATTGCTTCACCAATGAGCAATAGACCTTCCAAGTTCACCGCTACACCTATTAAGTCCGCTGCTGCTATTTCTTTCAGAAGAGATAATATTGTTACACCAGTGAACAATATGCCTGTTGGATTAAACACTGCAGATAAAAAGAGATCTACTCCAAGATCAGTTAACTTTACACCCATTAGGGAACTTAATCGGTTGACTGCATCAGTCATGAGAAAGTTTGAAAGCACAAGAGTTGGTGCTGGTCCTTCCAAGGCTTCAAAGGATAATTTGACTCCTATGAGAACTCCAACTATG GCTTCCAAGGAGATTCAAAAGCATACATTGACCCCATTAACTGAAAAGAAAGG GAACAAAACACCTCTTGATTTATCATCAGCACCACGCAGCCATACGGGTGGTCCTAAATGGAACTTTCTTTCTGGAGA AAATAGAATGAAGTCTCCACTTATATCATCCCCTTTCAGCTTGAGGACAGAAGAAAGGGCTGCGAGAAGAAAGAAG aaacttgAAGAAAAGTTCAATGCTAATGAAGCACAAAAAGTGCAGTTGCAGACCAAACACAAG GAAAAAACAGAGACTGAGATTATTAGAAAACTACGCCAAAGCTTTTGCTTCAAAGCAAGGCCACTGCCTGATTTTTATAAGGAAAGGAAAACATCGAAGGGTGAgacaaaaaag GACCTACTGACACATTCTGAAACACCTAAAGATGGAAGGAAATCCACTCCCACAATGGCAGAGAACAAAACTTATTTTCCTCCCAACAGACCCGTATTGAAAACCAGTGGCACTAAACATTTCCAGGGAAAGAGTGGTCGCACCTTGACTCATCCTCTGACTTCAACTTCCCACGTAATTCCAACTCATGAGAATGCATCACCAAATATTCAGCACGGATACCTGCATTCTAGAGACTACAAATATTAA
- the LOC114182287 gene encoding protein FAR1-RELATED SEQUENCE 5-like, whose amino-acid sequence MEGTEPDVQRHPLEDAENECPISAEVVLGQENQTGNPCDSSVEDAIKIIDTENECTGPNVCPVDHSHIKINDECQTSNIFHDDKFHNDNVSSGELCENPCATSVNISMTSTDVKNEDEIYVAPKIGMEFESEDNAYKCYSMYGVLKGFSIRKDFVNKSRINGAVVSRRYTCHRQGYRPNKNGTYLRKFQQETRTGCLAHMTIARQPNGKFQVTHFETEHNHEFVTPCTAHMLPSQKKLSVAQAIEANLTISGLDETPKLGMGFDSDEDAYEFYNAYAGRVGFSVRKDYVNRSKIDGAVASRRFTCFREGFRQKDKRDMNAKKPRKDTRIGCLAQMVISRQPDGRYHVTHFEEKHNHELVDACRVHMLRSQQKGLTATQIEKNIMDGLPTSTSETNCKARLDYDPVNREYKLPFKCSSNMKEGDIEKIKLHFQIKQTKNPSFFYAFQVDADDQITNIFWVDTKMIVDYTDFGDVVCFDSSYKYYKDSRPFVPFLGINNHQQMTIFGAALLQNESVESLKWLFTVFLEAMSGRKPKTILTDLDVVTAEAINVILPQTNHRVCVWHVYQDALKHLSHVSAGSDSFVNDLRSCLFHHEEEDYFVNEWNALLDKYNLWENKWLQQIFGSRNRWAIAYGRQYFCADIESMLLRENLTGNLKRYLKHDSDILPLFKYLVKVVTDWHYKELEANYDMNQRMPPLLGDIVTLKHARAPYTPKIFELFQKEYEASLNLVIKHCTENGSLYNYKVSVYEQAREYSVTFDSSDETISCSCMKFEYVGMLCCHALKVLDYVNIRIVPSRYILKIWTKDARV is encoded by the coding sequence ATGGAGGGTACTGAACCTGATGTACAAAGGCATCCCCTGGAAGATGCAGAAAATGAATGTCCAATATCCGCCGAGGTGGTTTTGGGGCAAGAGAATCAGACTGGGAACCCCTGTGATTCTTCTGTTGAAGACGCTATTAAGATCATTGACACTGAGAATGAGTGTACAGGTCCAAATGTTTGTCCTGTTGACCATAGtcacattaaaattaatgatgaatGCCAGACATCAAATATTTTCCATGATGACAAATTTCATAATGATAATGTCAGTAGTGGAGAGTTGTGTGAGAACCCCTGTGCTACCTCTGTTAATATATCAATGACTAGTACTGATGTgaaaaatgaggacgaaataTATGTGGCTCCAAAGATTGGTATGGAGTTTGAATCAGAAGACAATGCTTACAAATGTTATAGCATGTATGGTGTCCTGAAAGGTTTTAGCATTAGAAAGGATTTTGTCAACAAAAGTAGGATCAATGGTGCAGTGGTATCCAGAAGATATACCTGCCATAGACAGGGTTATCGGCCAAACAAAAATGGTACATACTTGAGGAAATTTCAGCAGGAAACAAGAACTGGTTGCTTGGCACACATGACTATTGCTCGTCAGCCGAATGGTAAATTTCAGGTCACTCATTTTGAAACTGAGCACAATCATGAGTTTGTAACACCCTGTACTGCTCATATGTTACCATCACAGAAAAAATTGAGTGTTGCTCAAGCTATTGAAGCAAACTTAACTATATCCGGGTTGGATGAGACACCAAAACTGGGAATGGGATTTGACTCAGATGAGGACgcatatgaattttataatgcATATGCTGGACGAGTAGGTTTCAGTGTAAGAAAAGATTATGTAAATAGGAGTAAAATTGATGGTGCTGTGGCATCTCGACGATTTACTTGCTTCAGAGAAGGTTTTCGGCAGAAAGACAAAAGAGATATGAACGCAAAGAAACCTCGGAAGGATACTAGAATTGGATGTTTGGCCCAAATGGTTATTTCTCGCCAACCTGATGGTAGGTATCATGTTACCCACTTTGAGGAAAAGCATAATCATGAACTTGTTGATGCATGTAGAGTGCACATGTTAAGATCACAACAAAAGGGGTTAACTGCTACTCAAATTGAAAAGAACATAATGGATGGATTGCCTACATCAACCTCTGAAACCAATTGCAAGGCTCGTCTTGATTATGATCCCGTCAACCGAGAGTATAAACTACCTTTCAAATGTAGTAGCAACATGAAGGAGGGAGATATTGAAAAGATTAAGCTTCACTTCCAAATCAAGCAAACAAAGAAtccttctttcttttacgcATTCCAGGTTGATGCTGATGATcaaataactaatatattttgGGTTGATACAAAGATGATTGTTGATTACACTGATTTTGGTGATGTTGTTTGTTTTGATAGCAGTTATAAATACTATAAGGACTCCCGGCCATTTGTTCCATTCCTTGGTATAAATAATCACCAGCAAATGACTATCTTTGGGGCTGCACTTCTTCAGAATGAATCTGTAGAATCTTTGAAGTGGCTGTTTACAGTTTTCCTTGAGGCAATGTCTGGAAGAAAGCCAAAGACGATACTTACAGATCTAGATGTTGTAACAGCTGAAGCAATCAATGTCATACTACCCCAAACAAATCATCGAGTTTGTGTATGGCATGTCTATCAAGATGCCCTCAAGCATCTGAGTCATGTTTCTGCTGGATCTGATTCTTTCGTAAATGATTTAAGAAGCTGCCTTTTTCATCACGAGGAGGAGGATTATTTTGTTAATGAATGGAATGCTCTCCTGGACAAGTACAATCTGTGGGAAAATAAATGGTTGCAACAAATATTTGGAAGCAGAAATCGATGGGCTATAGCATATGGAAGACAATATTTTTGTGCTGACATAGAAAGCATGCTACTGAGAGAAAATCTTACTGGCAACCTGAAAAGGTACCTAAAGCATGACTCCGACATTCTTCCACTTTTCAAGTATCTTGTTAAAGTGGTTACTGATTGGCACTACAAGGAATTAGAAGCCAATTATGACATGAACCAGCGTATGCCACCGCTGCTGGGGGATATCGTTACGTTAAAGCATGCAAGAGCTCCATACACACCAAAGATATTTGAGTTATTTCAGAAAGAATATGAAGCATCTTTGAATCTAGTGATAAAGCATTGCACTGAAAATGGATCGttgtataattataaagttAGCGTATATGAACAGGCACGGGAATATTCAGTTACATTTGATTCTTCTGATGAGACAATCAGTTGTAGCTGTATGAAATTTGAGTATGTGGGGATGTTATGTTGCCATGCATTAAAAGTTCTTGACTATGTGAACATAAGGATTGTTCCATCTCGGTACATATTAAAGATATGGACAAAAGATGCTAGAGTTTGA
- the LOC114181236 gene encoding protein WVD2-like 4 isoform X2: protein MGDSTCLMQQPFCYASGISNEANENNPIHALGQSISFGRFMSESLAWEKWSTFSHNRYVEEAERYSRPGSVAQKKAFFEAHYKKLAAQKAAALLEQANNGAQNNATVTHQKDNDTVTHQNDSVTVNHNSQTSPNSEMVVEVEQDANVLTVTPESVKVEGTEAEMEEVAVVGNSMEVELQNQVEDLDDAQREQNEKLSVNVTPVLTPLAKVSISDQEVLADVGNKKPPVSSFKLSSKANNGTSKFTSTPVKSTAAISYKKENIASPISIKPANGTSKFTTTPVKPTAATSFKRDNIASPMSNRPSKFTATPIKSAAAISFRRDNIVTPVNNMPVGLNTADKKRSTPRSVNFTPIRELNRLTASVMRKFESTRVGAGPSKASKDNLTPMRTPTMASKEIQKHTLTPLTEKKGNKTPLDLSSAPRSHTGGPKWNFLSGENRMKSPLISSPFSLRTEERAARRKKKLEEKFNANEAQKVQLQTKHKEKTETEIIRKLRQSFCFKARPLPDFYKERKTSKGETKKDLLTHSETPKDGRKSTPTMAENKTYFPPNRPVLKTSGTKHFQGKSGRTLTHPLTSTSHVIPTHENASPNIQHGYLHSRDYKY, encoded by the exons ATGGGTGACTCAACTTGTCTCATGCAGCAACCATTCTGTTATGCTTCAGGCATTTCCAATGAAGCCAACGAG AACAACCCAATTCATGCACTGGGGCAGTCAATTTCGTTTGGGAGGTTCATGTCAGAGTCACTGGCATGGGAGAAGTGGTCTACTTTCTCCCACAACCGGTATGTGGAGGAAGCAGAGAGGTACTCAAGACCTGGTTCTGTTGCACAGAAGAAGGCTTTCTTTGAAGCTCACTACAAGAAACTTGCTGCTCAGAAGGCTGCTGCATTGCTTGAACAAGCAAACAATGGAGCACAAAACAATGCCACTGTTACTCATCAAAAGGACAATGACACTGTCACTCATCAAAATGACAGTGTCACTGTCAATCATAATTCACAAACAAGTCCAAATTCTGAAATGGTTGTTGAGGTAGAGCAAGATGCAAATGTTTTGACTGTTACACCTGAAAGTGTCAAGGTAGAGGGAACTGAGGCAGAGATGGAAGAAGTTGCTGTTGTAGGAAATTCAATGGAGGTTGAATTGCAAAACCAGGTTGAAGATCTTGATGATGCACAAAGGGAGCAAAATGAAAAGCTTAGTGTAAATGTAACACCAGTTTTGACACCACTAGCAAAG GTATCTATATCTGATCAGGAAGTTCTGGCTGATGTGGGAAACAAGAAACCTCCAGTTTCTTCCTTCAAGTTGTCATCAAAGGCTAATAATGGAACCTCCAAGTTCACCTCTACACCTGTCAAGTCCACAGCTGCtatttcttacaaaaaagaaaacattgcTTCACCAATTAGCATAAAACCTGCAAATGGAACCTCCAAGTTCACCACTACACCTGTTAAACCCACAGCAGCTACTTCTTTCAAAAGAGACAACATTGCTTCACCAATGAGCAATAGACCTTCCAAGTTCACCGCTACACCTATTAAGTCCGCTGCTGCTATTTCTTTCAGAAGAGATAATATTGTTACACCAGTGAACAATATGCCTGTTGGATTAAACACTGCAGATAAAAAGAGATCTACTCCAAGATCAGTTAACTTTACACCCATTAGGGAACTTAATCGGTTGACTGCATCAGTCATGAGAAAGTTTGAAAGCACAAGAGTTGGTGCTGGTCCTTCCAAGGCTTCAAAGGATAATTTGACTCCTATGAGAACTCCAACTATG GCTTCCAAGGAGATTCAAAAGCATACATTGACCCCATTAACTGAAAAGAAAGG GAACAAAACACCTCTTGATTTATCATCAGCACCACGCAGCCATACGGGTGGTCCTAAATGGAACTTTCTTTCTGGAGA AAATAGAATGAAGTCTCCACTTATATCATCCCCTTTCAGCTTGAGGACAGAAGAAAGGGCTGCGAGAAGAAAGAAG aaacttgAAGAAAAGTTCAATGCTAATGAAGCACAAAAAGTGCAGTTGCAGACCAAACACAAG GAAAAAACAGAGACTGAGATTATTAGAAAACTACGCCAAAGCTTTTGCTTCAAAGCAAGGCCACTGCCTGATTTTTATAAGGAAAGGAAAACATCGAAGGGTGAgacaaaaaag GACCTACTGACACATTCTGAAACACCTAAAGATGGAAGGAAATCCACTCCCACAATGGCAGAGAACAAAACTTATTTTCCTCCCAACAGACCCGTATTGAAAACCAGTGGCACTAAACATTTCCAGGGAAAGAGTGGTCGCACCTTGACTCATCCTCTGACTTCAACTTCCCACGTAATTCCAACTCATGAGAATGCATCACCAAATATTCAGCACGGATACCTGCATTCTAGAGACTACAAATATTAA
- the LOC114181236 gene encoding protein WVD2-like 4 isoform X3, giving the protein MSESLAWEKWSTFSHNRYVEEAERYSRPGSVAQKKAFFEAHYKKLAAQKAAALLEQANNGAQNNATVTHQKDNDTVTHQNDSVTVNHNSQTSPNSEMVVEVEQDANVLTVTPESVKVEGTEAEMEEVAVVGNSMEVELQNQVEDLDDAQREQNEKLSVNVTPVLTPLAKQVSISDQEVLADVGNKKPPVSSFKLSSKANNGTSKFTSTPVKSTAAISYKKENIASPISIKPANGTSKFTTTPVKPTAATSFKRDNIASPMSNRPSKFTATPIKSAAAISFRRDNIVTPVNNMPVGLNTADKKRSTPRSVNFTPIRELNRLTASVMRKFESTRVGAGPSKASKDNLTPMRTPTMASKEIQKHTLTPLTEKKGNKTPLDLSSAPRSHTGGPKWNFLSGENRMKSPLISSPFSLRTEERAARRKKKLEEKFNANEAQKVQLQTKHKEKTETEIIRKLRQSFCFKARPLPDFYKERKTSKGETKKDLLTHSETPKDGRKSTPTMAENKTYFPPNRPVLKTSGTKHFQGKSGRTLTHPLTSTSHVIPTHENASPNIQHGYLHSRDYKY; this is encoded by the exons ATGTCAGAGTCACTGGCATGGGAGAAGTGGTCTACTTTCTCCCACAACCGGTATGTGGAGGAAGCAGAGAGGTACTCAAGACCTGGTTCTGTTGCACAGAAGAAGGCTTTCTTTGAAGCTCACTACAAGAAACTTGCTGCTCAGAAGGCTGCTGCATTGCTTGAACAAGCAAACAATGGAGCACAAAACAATGCCACTGTTACTCATCAAAAGGACAATGACACTGTCACTCATCAAAATGACAGTGTCACTGTCAATCATAATTCACAAACAAGTCCAAATTCTGAAATGGTTGTTGAGGTAGAGCAAGATGCAAATGTTTTGACTGTTACACCTGAAAGTGTCAAGGTAGAGGGAACTGAGGCAGAGATGGAAGAAGTTGCTGTTGTAGGAAATTCAATGGAGGTTGAATTGCAAAACCAGGTTGAAGATCTTGATGATGCACAAAGGGAGCAAAATGAAAAGCTTAGTGTAAATGTAACACCAGTTTTGACACCACTAGCAAAG CAGGTATCTATATCTGATCAGGAAGTTCTGGCTGATGTGGGAAACAAGAAACCTCCAGTTTCTTCCTTCAAGTTGTCATCAAAGGCTAATAATGGAACCTCCAAGTTCACCTCTACACCTGTCAAGTCCACAGCTGCtatttcttacaaaaaagaaaacattgcTTCACCAATTAGCATAAAACCTGCAAATGGAACCTCCAAGTTCACCACTACACCTGTTAAACCCACAGCAGCTACTTCTTTCAAAAGAGACAACATTGCTTCACCAATGAGCAATAGACCTTCCAAGTTCACCGCTACACCTATTAAGTCCGCTGCTGCTATTTCTTTCAGAAGAGATAATATTGTTACACCAGTGAACAATATGCCTGTTGGATTAAACACTGCAGATAAAAAGAGATCTACTCCAAGATCAGTTAACTTTACACCCATTAGGGAACTTAATCGGTTGACTGCATCAGTCATGAGAAAGTTTGAAAGCACAAGAGTTGGTGCTGGTCCTTCCAAGGCTTCAAAGGATAATTTGACTCCTATGAGAACTCCAACTATG GCTTCCAAGGAGATTCAAAAGCATACATTGACCCCATTAACTGAAAAGAAAGG GAACAAAACACCTCTTGATTTATCATCAGCACCACGCAGCCATACGGGTGGTCCTAAATGGAACTTTCTTTCTGGAGA AAATAGAATGAAGTCTCCACTTATATCATCCCCTTTCAGCTTGAGGACAGAAGAAAGGGCTGCGAGAAGAAAGAAG aaacttgAAGAAAAGTTCAATGCTAATGAAGCACAAAAAGTGCAGTTGCAGACCAAACACAAG GAAAAAACAGAGACTGAGATTATTAGAAAACTACGCCAAAGCTTTTGCTTCAAAGCAAGGCCACTGCCTGATTTTTATAAGGAAAGGAAAACATCGAAGGGTGAgacaaaaaag GACCTACTGACACATTCTGAAACACCTAAAGATGGAAGGAAATCCACTCCCACAATGGCAGAGAACAAAACTTATTTTCCTCCCAACAGACCCGTATTGAAAACCAGTGGCACTAAACATTTCCAGGGAAAGAGTGGTCGCACCTTGACTCATCCTCTGACTTCAACTTCCCACGTAATTCCAACTCATGAGAATGCATCACCAAATATTCAGCACGGATACCTGCATTCTAGAGACTACAAATATTAA